In Arthrobacter sp. SLBN-112, a genomic segment contains:
- the panB gene encoding 3-methyl-2-oxobutanoate hydroxymethyltransferase produces MATSNSSDSSASAEVPAPYGSGPGTPAAAAPKPAKVRIHHLQQAKRDGTRFAMLTAYEQYTAEIFDAAGIEVLLVGDSASNNVFGNETSLPVTVDELLPLCRAVARSAKRAMVVADLPFGSYEVSAGQAVATGVRFLKEGLAHAVKIEGSAYYAPTVRAMVQAGIPVMAHIGFTPQSEHALGGYRVQGRGDDARRLIDDARALAAAGAFCVLMEMVPADTAAAVDAAVDVPTIGIGAGNATTGQVLVWQDMAGLRGGRMAKFVRQYADLRTTLLDAATAYGEDVRSGQFPGPEHSF; encoded by the coding sequence ATGGCCACCAGCAACAGCTCCGACTCCAGCGCGTCCGCAGAAGTACCAGCCCCTTACGGCAGCGGCCCCGGAACACCGGCGGCCGCCGCGCCGAAACCAGCCAAGGTCCGCATCCACCACCTGCAGCAGGCCAAGCGCGACGGCACCAGGTTCGCCATGCTCACCGCCTACGAGCAGTACACAGCGGAGATTTTCGACGCTGCGGGCATTGAAGTGCTGCTGGTCGGTGATTCGGCCTCGAACAACGTCTTCGGCAACGAAACCAGCCTCCCGGTCACCGTGGACGAATTGCTGCCGCTGTGCCGCGCCGTCGCCAGGTCCGCGAAGCGCGCCATGGTGGTCGCCGACCTGCCCTTCGGCAGCTATGAGGTCAGCGCCGGACAGGCCGTCGCCACCGGCGTCCGCTTCCTGAAGGAAGGCCTGGCCCATGCGGTGAAAATCGAGGGCAGCGCGTATTACGCACCCACGGTGCGTGCAATGGTGCAGGCGGGCATCCCGGTGATGGCACACATCGGCTTCACCCCGCAGAGCGAACACGCACTGGGCGGATACCGGGTGCAAGGCCGGGGCGACGACGCCCGGCGGCTGATCGACGATGCCCGCGCCCTCGCCGCCGCAGGCGCGTTCTGCGTGCTCATGGAGATGGTCCCCGCCGACACCGCAGCCGCAGTGGACGCCGCCGTGGACGTTCCCACCATCGGCATTGGCGCCGGGAACGCGACCACGGGCCAAGTCCTCGTCTGGCAGGACATGGCCGGCTTGCGCGGCGGCCGGATGGCGAAATTCGTCAGACAATACGCGGACCTGCGTACCACCCTCCTGGACGCAGCCACCGCCTACGGCGAGGACGTCCGGTCAGGCCAGTTCCCCGGCCCGGAACATTCGTTCTAG
- a CDS encoding SPOR domain-containing protein produces MTEYWFNVNTHEVEEDRLSDWSQLIGPYKTREEAEHAIEKVRARNEAWEKGDDD; encoded by the coding sequence ATGACTGAGTACTGGTTCAACGTCAATACCCACGAAGTGGAAGAGGACCGGCTCTCTGACTGGAGCCAGCTCATTGGGCCCTATAAGACCCGCGAAGAAGCGGAGCACGCCATTGAGAAGGTCAGGGCGCGCAATGAAGCCTGGGAAAAGGGCGACGACGACTGA